The Candidatus Poribacteria bacterium genome includes the window CTGTTTATAAAGCTGCCAAATATCGGTTTCTCCGGGTATCTGCGAGCCGTTGTGATAATAGTGAGCAAGGCCAAATCGGAAGAAGCGCAAGCCGTCTAATCCACGCGCAACTGCAGTCTCTTCATCATCATGGCATGAAAAACCTGATACCATCGCAATATTTGGATTCACCCGCTGTGTCAAAGGTTCACACGCTTTCTCAAAGATGTCATAATATTCCTCAACCCAAAATTTGGCTTCGTTTGCATCAACGAAGGCGAAAGTCAAAGCACCGAGCCCGTATCGAGCTGCATAGCGCAGACTATCACGACTCGAACATGCGACCCAAGGTGGTGGGTGAGGACCTTGTAACGGCTTGGGAACGACGTTGCGCGGCGGCATCGAAAAATACTGTCCTTCATACCCAGCATAAGGCGATTGCACCATCATCTTTGCTGTTTCGCGTGTGCATTCTGCCCACATCTCGCGTTTGCATTTCGGATCGACGTTGAACCCACCAAGTTCCATGTGTGAAGCGGACTCGCCAGTTCCCCATTCCACGCGACCGTTCGATACAAGGTCAAGTGTTGCGATACGTTCGGCAACACGTGCCGGATGGTTATAACCCGGTGGCATCAGGACGATCCCGTGTCCTAACCGAATCTGACTTGTCCGTTGGCTACATGCAGCGAGGAACACCTCTGGGGCAGAAGAATGCGAATATTCCTCAAGAAAGTGGTGTTCAACCTCCCAAATATAGTCGAATCCGAGTCTGTCAGCGAGTTCTACTTGTGCTAACGCATCCTGAAAAAGTTTATGTTCCGCCCCCTCATCCCAGGGACGCGGAATCTGATGTTCGTAAAATAGTCCAAATTTCATGCGTTCTTATCGTTTCCTATATTAATCTCTCACCTAATTCAGTTCACCTAATTCAGTGGCAGCAAAATCCAAATTTAGCTATCAATCGTATCAAGCATTTGCATTTCTGCCTCAGTTAACTGCCATGCGAAAACATCCAAATTCTCGCGTAAATGTGGTACCGAACCAGACTTCGGAATCGTAATAATGTCCTGCTGGACAAGCCAGCGCAATGCCACCTGTGCCGCAGTTTTTCCGTGATTTTTTCCAATTTCACTGAGCGTTGCGTCACCCGCAAGGTCTCCAACAGCTAAAGGACGGTGCGCAGTCATTACAATATTTCGAGCGTGGC containing:
- a CDS encoding LLM class flavin-dependent oxidoreductase; its protein translation is MKFGLFYEHQIPRPWDEGAEHKLFQDALAQVELADRLGFDYIWEVEHHFLEEYSHSSAPEVFLAACSQRTSQIRLGHGIVLMPPGYNHPARVAERIATLDLVSNGRVEWGTGESASHMELGGFNVDPKCKREMWAECTRETAKMMVQSPYAGYEGQYFSMPPRNVVPKPLQGPHPPPWVACSSRDSLRYAARYGLGALTFAFVDANEAKFWVEEYYDIFEKACEPLTQRVNPNIAMVSGFSCHDDEETAVARGLDGLRFFRFGLAHYYHNGSQIPGETDIWQLYKQTRQDPAEARAGIGTPDQIREHLEIMESAGVDQVVFIQQAGANRHEDICESLELFAERVLPDFKERDAAQVAGKNERLAEVIEAAEKRKPMLTSLSEVPVVDSYPVLKRKLEERKEVPDDTEMSEDGKKFLLSIEGGKRFSND